TGTGGTGTTGATTTTCTttagaaggttaaaaaaagttcagtaaCTCAGACACAACATCTAAGGTTTCTCTCATCTGCCTCAAACCACAATCTGCAAGCACACCCAcctttttgacaaaatgctgctcttcatctaaaaataaatccaagcaGAAACTTATATTCAGATCttgtttcttgcatttttctgtttgaggGTTTGTTaggattgcttttttttatagcaTGCATTATCTTTGTTCACACTGCTCATAGGAAGGAGATGCACACAATATATAAactaaatatactttttattagcaaggcttttaaaatacagtcttgCATTCAGCAGCTTAGCTGAAAGCAGGTTGATTTACTTCATGCACCACTACAATAGAAGATGGGTGCTGCATCCCTGCAGGAACAACAtgcttaattttcagtttaactCACACCAGTTTCAGCTGACTTCCCATCTTTCCTACATCAGTTGGGAAAGCCACTGCCTTTTTTGGCAAGACTACCAAGAATACTCTCACTGTTGaagtttgttttctatttctgtccATTCACATCTGTGGCTATCTGCCCCTTTTCCTCCTACCCTTActcccccttttctcccagAATGGCAGGGCTGGCGCAGCAGGGCTGGCCTCTCCTGTGTCATTGCACCAGTTCCCATATTCCAAAAGTGTGTTTGCAGTCAGCTTCAGTTTCTTCCCTCCACCGACCTCCCCATCAACTTTCTCCAGAGTGCTAAGCCCCCTTCGTTACCTCCATTTCTGGCGTGTCTGAGAGGCCCTATTCCACATTTGCCATCAACCATCAGTTCATAACTGATACACCAGCTGAAGTCTCTGCTATAGACCTACCTCCAACCCACTCCTATTACCAGTTTGTTTTGTACAGGTGTTTTCTCAGTACAGATTCTTATCCTGTCttaccctccccccccccacacgCAACTAGCCCCTCTCTTGCTCTGTTCAGTTTCTTGAATCTCCATGGTCACGTTTGGCCACATCTGGTGCTTGATTCACAAATTAGCTACTTCTGATTGTGTTCTGGTATCTCCTTAGAGCTTAAGCCAAACATGGCAAAACATCAACTGTCTTCCTTACCATTATTCCTCACCATTCCTCTTACAATGTTTTGATAACCACCATCACCACATTCCAGTGAGATAGATAGTTATAAAAATGCTAGACAAAATCAGATCTCCCTAACTAGCAACTTTCCCTGCCATTTGCTTTAGCACTCTGCCCCAGCTTTGACTATCAGAATCTCTCTCAAACCAAAACCTCTTCCTGGACACTACAGCTCTCTGAATGCCTCTTCTTCCccacagtttgttttttcctctgactttAGAGTTCCCCACTTCTCCAAACCAAAATAATGGGCTTCTAGGTGAAACTGTTTTAGTATTACTCCTTTAGTCTTCCATCTGTCATCAGTTTTCACACATAAAGATAGAACAAGCTGAGCATGCAAGCCTCAGGTACATTTATCATCTAATCAAAGCTGAGGTTTTGCTCACAAGTTGCTTGCAGCTCAGAAGAATATATTTCAGCTGACAGCAGATGTTCTGTACATGTTTACATTGCTCATCTGAAAAAAGGTATAGCCCAAGCATACtccagcaaaagcagaaatactgagGCATGACACATGGAAATGACATTTACATAGTATCTCCAAGTCTGGGTGTATCATGTATGTAACAAAAATATAGGTAGATGAATATAAGCCTTTATCTCATTTAGAACTGGAATTCCACAACCAACATACCAGACCTAACAGAGAAATGTGCACGATCAGAGTATTGATGTTCCACATTGTGGCAGGTAGATGCAAGGTCTCAGCAGGATCAGTTCTTGAACAGCAGTAACTCAGTGTTCACATAGAAGCTGGTCCTAGAATCTGAACTGATGAAAAATGAACCATTTCCCCTCTCCTCGGAGTATGCCCTGGAACTGTATCACATCTCTCTGATCACCTTGTCTCTAGCTTTAGATTTCTGGacaactattttttatttatagaccCAGTTAAAAAAGAACCAGGATTCCATAATATTTTGTGAATACCTAACAAACCTagttgttaattttctttatgctgGCATGGAAGTCTACAGAGGGTGTCCAGGAACACGAAGCTGAATTTTAGTTTATTGACACATCCACTGTAGGCAATGTAAGCTGATAACTTGCACATTGCCAGTGATCTCAGAATAaagagatggaggaggaagagtgcAAATTAGCTTAACTTAGTCTCCAGAACAAGTCGTTTCAAAAGGATAGGAGAGCTAAGAATACgaattatgtttttttcctggttttgatgACTACTGATGACCACTAGGTTATAAAAGTTGGCTTAATATGCCCTATAAGTACAAAATTATCAGTTAGAAAATCAGCTAGCATGCAGACAGATGTAACGTGAGCTCAAGTTCAGGGTTTGTGTAAGCTGAAATGTTTCATCTTGTCTGCAAAGACAAAACCATCCTTAAAACAGTGCTTAGCTTCACTATAATTACTCAGTTATACTCTAACACTTTTATTCCCTGTAATCTTTGTTCCTTACACCAAATTCATCCTTGACCTCACACTTCCTTGTGTAATTCAAGCTTCAAAAATTCACTTAACTCAAACACCTTTAGTGTACCATATTCCCcaaaatatagtatttttcaggaaaaagagagcTGTTTATAATTCAATATCCTAGCCTCAAATTTGTACCCCTAATGTCACCAAAGCCTTCCTTTCTCTATCAATGTTTCAGTTTCCATTGTTTCTGCTAAACAGAATCAGGTATTATGGTTATTTCAAACAAAGCATGACTTGCCTTTCAGGTTGGAcaaggggaaaagggggaagtAAACGTCCAAAAAGCTTTCATATCAGCTTTCCCATCAGATGGGTACTGTGCTCCCATCTTGCTCTCACCtcaaaaaataatccaaaatgaTGACAGAACATTGTTATTGTAAGGTTCTAAAATATtatctaaattaaaatgtaacagtATAAACCTTTTAGCATTTTTTGTTCCATAACTTGTTCAAAATGAAATCATTACTATATGGATTATAATAAAATCGAATAATCAGCTGCCTTTAAGGCATACGTGTGCTACCTTTTGCTGTTTAGAAGTGTTTGGGAGCTAGCACTGTTACAGCACAGATTCCGCTATTACATGAAAATACCTGCTTGCTTTCTCAGAAGTAGAAAATGTGGTACTAGAGCAACCAAGTCTGATCTCTTGGTACACCACCTTACTGATCCAGTCCTACAGCTTCTGGAGCAAATACAATTGCTTCTAGTTCGTATGTATGTGTTGCACTTCAGTGTAACTTCAGTTAacagctaattaaaaatatatggcaACATGTTAGACTAACAGCTCCAGCACAGAGCTCTAAAGGTACAGTATTGCAGATCTTAACACAAGAGGATGGGAGACCACCAGCCTATCAATGCTGCATGGATTCACTTCAGCACCTATAGGTTTGCAGTTCATATTGTTCAGattctttgctgctttcctcccaTCGTTCCTCACTGGTCATCACTTGTTATCAGTGAGGACTCACTACAAGTTTGCAAATTTTAcaccctttctttctctctcaagaGCAGTTGGCCTAAAAAtggccttttcttcctttcaaccAGATATGCAGGTCAGGCCTGCCTGAAAGTTTGGgtcttaatttaatttcctccagCTTTGAATACGTACTCTGGATTTCTGGCTCTGGCCTTCTTTTAACAGTTCTTGAGCTGCGAGAGAGAAGCTACAGCCACTTCCCTCtacaaaattagtatttttcattatgcaACCATCACTCTATATGAaattaatcataaaaaaaatgTGCGTACGCTCACCAGGCCAGAAGGAAGATACAGTATACCCCCACAATTCCCCAAGTGCTGAGGGCTAGGGACCTACAGCTGTGGGATGCACTTTGGTGTCCCTTACTCAGTGTATAGGCATTGTTTCTGGGACCTATACGCTTTCCAAGCATTCACTGGCAAGCCCAGGTTGCTAGCCCAAGGCAATGCATTTTCCTGAGACAGAAGAATCCAGTGTTATTGTCAACACTCTCTCTGGATTACTTGCAGAAAGGATTCCTGCGTTTACTCACCAGGGTAAAACTTAGCCTTACTCTtttgtggaaaatgttttaacagaAGTCAATCATCTACTGGAAACCAAAAGAAAGGCTGTGCTGTTTCCTACCGCCCCATCGGGTGCCTTCATTAACAAGCATCTATTGTTAAATAATCACATACGAGGCCAATTGTTAGGGAAATCTACTATGACAAATCTTAGCCACAGTTCAACAGCTGGATACTACTTAAAATAATCGTAGCAATAATTTAGCTAGGAGACCCATTCAGCATTAAGAACCAAAGCCAAATGTAAGAGACATTTTCCCACTAGCCTATTAGAAAATACACAGTATGGGTTAACATACCTTTACAAATTCTATAAATCCAAATTAAATTCCTTAactaaaaattatattcttcctGTCTGTATTTTAGTAATAAAGCTTAAGTAATAAGCATCCTTTTTAAATCCATGATGTTTAAAAGCTTTCTCActgaaagagctgaaagaagCAGTCTCCCTTCTGGGAACTATTATAACGTACAggaaattcaattttatttattaaaaaaaaaaaatatgagaaacAAAGTATTTCCCCAAAAGACTACTCAGTGCAATCTAATCCACAATAAATGCAGTAAGTATGATACAATGCTTTCGGTAAAATTATCCTAAGGCAAAGCTTgaatttttacatcttttctctcaaaataccaaaagaggagagaaacagaaatttctctCAAAATCAGAAACCCGAAAGTAAAAAAGTCCAGCTACAACTTTAAAACTAGCAATTCCCAGAAGAAACAGGGTCATTTTTTAGTAAAGCTTTGgttgaaaaaagcatttttatactGGCTTAATAAACATGACCACTGAGAAAAATTCTCTGCCCAACTAAGGGGTCTCACATGCgattttttaatgtcaaaaatACCGGCAAGattgataaaagaaaaaagcagttaaacCTCAAGGTGCTGTAATACTGCAGTGAAAGATGCCTGTGCAATAGGACAAAAATCTCTGCTACAAATTTGTCCCTACAAACACAGCCTCTAAgtagctgcagcagctgaggctAGAGATTTGGCTGTTTGAagcttttctcccctttttgcAAAACAACTGTTTAAGTAAATtgcttcctttgttttgttggcattttaaatgtttcacatgacaaatgaaaatgcagtaacATGCCATGATATGTTGTATTTGGACATTTATATTGACACAAAACTAAAGGAATGTAATCACAGCGCAGACATATTCCCAATATATTAACTGCAATAAAGTTCTATAATCACGTATTTAGCACTTATAACACTGATTCTCAGTTAAAATTATTAGGTATCACAGGTTTAGATAGATCTATATATATACAGTTTCTGCCAAAGGCGGCAAATTATAGAATCTCAGTtcaattatgaagaaaataagccTTGAATTTAGCATAATTAAAACCAGCTCAGATAGAAGTATAAAAAAGTATCTTAACTAGTACTGACAATGCATGGTTAAATCCAACCATGTAGGCAATccagaaattaatataaattttgCCCcacttgtgtttatttttatgcaattaAGTTGGCTCTAAActaaaatttattattagtagtagCATCATTTCATAAATTACTTTGgactttcactgaaaatactgtcattttaaTCCTTGCATACTTTACCTTTTCAACTTCTATGTCCAAAGTCTGAGTAACTTACTCAGATGCATAAAGGCCTGCAGTAGCCACAGAACCCTGTAATTCAGTAGgcacagaaaacaggcatttatTGCACACAGGTACCTACAACTTATGAAAGTTAGACAGTTGGGAAACCAGCAAACACTAGCAGCTTCACAAAGTCTAAGcctaatttcctttttaaaatctgctcaAGTTCTAATACGGAGATTTTAATCATGCAAATACCATACTTTAAACTAACATGACATTCTTCAacacaaaaaagccccaaacaaaaaattaaataacagcTATTCCATCACATTGGAcctgaattaaaatgtttggtAATAAATCAGTTAGTTAAAACCAAGCACTCAGTCTATTGAGAGTTCTGGAAGATAACTTAAGTTTTCTAACTAGCTGTTGCTTACCTCACTATGGTGAGTAACCTATGAGTGTGTTTAGGTAAACTAACTACTCTAAAACCCAGCAAATGAAATCTAGGTCTTATAATATGGAGCAGAAAGGTGAAACTTCAGTTCAGAGGTAGGTACAAGTTAAGTCTTTGTCTTTCATAACAAGCTTTAAGATTTATAGGTACTACAGCatatttgttttgggtttggtttgtttatattttagcTGGCTGTGAGATAAAAGCCTTTTTCAAGTTTCAAAATCTGCAGGCTAAAATAGTTTTAGTGTTATGTGCTGCTctagagaaaaagagaaataaccaATACTTGGTCAAATGGGAGATGAGAATATCTATCGTCCACCTTCATCAGTCAAGTGATCCCATTCAGTCTTCCTGAGCtaggaagcaaaaaaaccttaagTTTTCTCAAGtacttaatttttcagtaatacACTAGATATTCATTATATCGACACTGTAATAAGAGCACTTATATCAGTACTTTATTGTTTGTGTTAATGAGTATTCTCAGAATGTACATATCACTGTAGGGGAACATCTCATGTTAGTCTTTCTGCACTCAGCCAACTCTAGGCATAGTGTGAAAAAACATTAACAGATTGTGTCAAATAATGTGTTCAAGATTAAATGGGAATGCTTATTCTTTTATTGCAATTATCAAATAGGATAATTTATAACTGTTAAGGAATAATTCTTGCTTACAGAAATCCTTCTTAtagtaaaaaacattttactaaGTGCTCATTCCAAGTATTACTGTATTACTAgggcaaataaataaaatccttgTTTCAAGCAGAAGGCTCCAAATTTGCTTTGGGACCAAGAATCACTTTGTACTAAGCGagctttctgcttttagaagttattttaatttaatggtaaaaatattttgtcacaTTTGACACTAAAATGTAAAGCCACTCTGGTAGGCATTGCTTTTCCCAGAGGAAGTCTGCTCTTTTAGCTGAGCAAGAGATGACAGGCAGGTCAATGTAAGTtagtctcattttctgtttatctgGAAGTAATTCCAGTTGAGTAGAGATCAGTTGTAATAGCAgatcaggtttttttgtattttgaaaaggtGAAGTAGTGTAGTATCAGCATCCTTTACCAAGCAATACAAGCGCAGGTTACTTGTATACAACAGAAATGTGACTGCTATCAACTTTCGCTGTCAGTGAGTGTTCTGTTAGACTACTTCTGTAATCCTGTATGTGAAAGTTTCTAATGTCTCATTTATGGAACCCCATcacctcctccatccccacTTTCAATCAattcatgtttcttcttttgtcttatTGCCAAGCATCGTGCAATGCCCAATGCACCTCCTTTTAAAAACCGTACAAAGTTGTCTCCCACCAGAGGGCCTAAAGCAAAGAGGTTAGCTTCTTTAGTGCATTCATAAGTGTATGGATCAATCTCTATGGGATTCCCCTTGCATGTGATGGGCTGATTAGAGTGATGACCTATGCTGTGTCCTTggtcctttaaaaagaaaagatttgggTGAGAACCTATCAGAACTAAGGCtacagaaaacttcaaaattttcttcagtCCAGAGGCACTCTGAAgaacacatttcatttcaggctTGAAGGAAAGTACATTGTGTTCAGGGAAACTAGTGTAAGCAGAATGTAGATTAGAGTCCACAGTATGTGACTGAGTACACATCATATGATAGACCTTATGGTATTCAGGGTAAAGCTTTTTAGGTAACTGCTTGAAAATTAGACTCGTATCGGTAACTCTTCTGCGAAACACATGCATTACTGGGATGTTGTTGTTGTAGGCACACAGTACTGCATCAGCTGCTGTAAGCCCAGCACCCACAATTAACACAGGGTCTGCCTTCCCACGTAACTTTCCTTTGCTGATAGCAGCTCCAAAGTCAGACATGGAATGAAGCACAAAAGGAAAGTCTTCTCCCTCAACTTGTAGTCGTCCAGGAGAATCAAAGGTTCCTGTGGCAAGAGCCACATTCTCAGCAAAGAGGCAGAAGGGCACATGAGAACCATCTGTTGCTCTCTGATAACCTCTGACTTCCCAGTTTCTCTTAATTAGTGATTTCTGTCCATCTTCCATTTCCAAATGTTGTGTTGAAATATCATCATTTAGTTGACTTCTATCTTCATCATCCTTTCCTCGGTAAAGCCTGGATACTGATGTTATGTAAACATTGTCTCTGAAATTCTTTTGGAGGCCCATGATTTTAACATAGTGTTTATAATAACAAGCTATTTCCTCTGGCATTACTCGATCACTCtttatatttctgaaacaaaattgaACGGTTCCAGTTAATATTTAGACCTTATTGGTAATTTGAATATCACATATGACATACCACGTGACAGTCAAATTTAAGAGGATTGAATCTGCTGAGTGTAACTGACCCTGGGCTCAATATCTTTAAATGCATTCGTTTTATTTGTTCTCTCAATTCCTGATATACAAGACaagctaactttttttttttaatatttgtaaatcTTTACAATGTAAAGTGCTATGGTGATTAACAAATTAACCATAACAAAACTCTGTAGTATCACAGTAGGTCTGTATGGAAGTGTTTTACAAAGCCAGTTTAGCATCATGACTGTCAACAATACAATACTGGCTAAACTTGCAGTCAGTGAGAATACACTTACTTAGGATGTAAGTAATTAAATATCATAGTAATTGTTAAGTGCTTATTTTGAAACTCTAGGTTCAATATACTACTTGAGTCAAGTATTCTTCATTATACTTTGCAAAAGATCTCTCCCTTGGGTACAGGTAAGTTCGGTAAGTATCAAATTAAGTAGTTCCATATCACAGGAATGAACAAAGCAAGTATGACACAAAACCCTAATGCAACTATGTAAACAGGATCATGATGTCCAAGTGCccaataaaaaacatttttgcactgCAATCCTGATATTATGTCTATGCTTCTCTCATGTTTATTGCATTctcctttataaaaaaataagctgaaaatgTAACTATTTTGAACAGGTTCatgaattttgctgcttttttagaAGTAAGCTCTAGGaagaaggcaaaagaaacaGTAGTGGACATCAGTTCCCACTGAATTACACTTAAAAGCATATTTACAAGAAATCAGGCTACTCATTCTCATAAATTAACAAGATAGTAGCATATGTACTTTTAAATGTTCAGGTTACTACTCTGAAAATCCTGATGAGATATTTATTGAAGAGGATAATGCGACAGCGTGACACCTGTTACAAGGAAACTTAGGAAACTATTTTACATGACTAGAAGTTTTCATTATCATCaatacttttaaatatgtttgtttaATTGTAGTATAACAGgtcagtatttctgtttttagtATTGTTGAAAACTGTAATATAAACAAATTAGCTTCAGATAATAAGCAGCTTATGGGATTTCAGTTAATAAGGAGGCAAGATTACTGTCGTTATCTAAGAAAGCAATTAAGGAACAAAGGTATAGTTTCTTCACTGTAAGTGTTGTCTTGAAATGAGTAACAGTCTGCCCTTAAAGACATATGCCCAAGTAATTCTACTTCTTATTTTGCCATACATGGTAGAATAACAACTTCCCTTAATTTTGCTAGAACAAagtcaggaaaattaaaatttcagaaaaagcttaTGTAGAGCATTCCTGGGTTCATCTGCTGACACAGACCTTTGTGAACTAATTGTATAATGAAGTAAAAACAGTGAGCTTGTACaagacagtaatttttcttctctaaaattTTCCCAAGAAACTTACTACTAGAAAACAACATAGGGAAATActgaattatgttcttaaaattaaaattcatagaTAGCAACATTTCAGATGCTGCAGCTTTGCCTGTAAaagcaaatactgaaatatacAACTTCCTGAATTACAAGAAAGCTAGTGTGCACAGCAACTTAAGTTGCATCCAGGTTGAAAGAGGAACTTCCAATACTTCCATAGATTTTAAATTCCTCCCTCAATCTTCCCTCAACTCTGATCAAAACTGCTTACAGTAACAGCACTTCTTTGTGAAATGCTGCTAAAACACACCACTGCTAGTATGTGTGCTTTCAATACACTCAAAGCAATTACTCTGGCCAACTGttgtccatttttttccagagtacACACAGCAGAATCATTTCCAGTGCCATCAGGcaatttaataaacaaaacaagaagcCCTCCGGTGAACAATGAAGTTTGAATGTTTTCCAGTTCTTAATGTTATCTGGATTCTTACAGCAACTACATTTCCCAAATACGTTATGCAATATCTTTACCTGCGTTTGCTAGCTGCCCACTCCTTAAAGGTGAGGCCAGGCAATTCCATCCAGTCTCCAAAACTGATTGTTAGCATAGAGCCTTCCAtggactatgaagaaaaaaaccaagatgcATGACCAGATACATTTCAAATGGATACATTTATGTAAAACACTGAAGTTCTTCTCATTGTACTCATTTAGAGCAATAAAATACCAGAACATAACATAATACCAGGACATTACATGAAGTGTTGATGAACTACTTTTTGTGTTACAGTTAGATACTATTTTAAGGAGCAACTACATGATCTAATAAAGCAGAAGGTGAAGAGAGAACAAGTGAAAGGGAAACTAAAagcaagttatttaaaatacaaaacaagaagaaaaaaaagtctgaaaccAAGAGGATATGAACATTAAGATTTAAGATTTTGTATAAACAGCACA
Above is a genomic segment from Ciconia boyciana chromosome 2, ASM3463844v1, whole genome shotgun sequence containing:
- the OSGIN2 gene encoding oxidative stress-induced growth inhibitor 2 isoform X2, which encodes MLGFASGSYSGPETEGQLLNSFVQYFGDSLGRKVKRMPLIEETVLPGDSLLTLPVVIIGNGPSGICLSYLLSGYRPYLSPEAIHPNPILHTKLEEARHLSIVDQDLEYLSEGLEGRSSNPVAVLFDTLLHPDADFGYDYPPVLHWKLEQHNYIPHLVLGKGPPGGAWHSMEGSMLTISFGDWMELPGLTFKEWAASKRRNIKSDRVMPEEIACYYKHYVKIMGLQKNFRDNVYITSVSRLYRGKDDEDRSQLNDDISTQHLEMEDGQKSLIKRNWEVRGYQRATDGSHVPFCLFAENVALATGTFDSPGRLQVEGEDFPFVLHSMSDFGAAISKGKLRGKADPVLIVGAGLTAADAVLCAYNNNIPVMHVFRRRVTDTSLIFKQLPKKLYPEYHKVYHMMCTQSHTVDSNLHSAYTSFPEHNVLSFKPEMKCVLQSASGLKKILKFSVALVLIGSHPNLFFLKDQGHSIGHHSNQPITCKGNPIEIDPYTYECTKEANLFALGPLVGDNFVRFLKGGALGIARCLAIRQKKKHELIESGDGGGDGVP
- the OSGIN2 gene encoding oxidative stress-induced growth inhibitor 2 isoform X1, which produces MPVWCCRCSLAGHFRSYSGPETEGQLLNSFVQYFGDSLGRKVKRMPLIEETVLPGDSLLTLPVVIIGNGPSGICLSYLLSGYRPYLSPEAIHPNPILHTKLEEARHLSIVDQDLEYLSEGLEGRSSNPVAVLFDTLLHPDADFGYDYPPVLHWKLEQHNYIPHLVLGKGPPGGAWHSMEGSMLTISFGDWMELPGLTFKEWAASKRRNIKSDRVMPEEIACYYKHYVKIMGLQKNFRDNVYITSVSRLYRGKDDEDRSQLNDDISTQHLEMEDGQKSLIKRNWEVRGYQRATDGSHVPFCLFAENVALATGTFDSPGRLQVEGEDFPFVLHSMSDFGAAISKGKLRGKADPVLIVGAGLTAADAVLCAYNNNIPVMHVFRRRVTDTSLIFKQLPKKLYPEYHKVYHMMCTQSHTVDSNLHSAYTSFPEHNVLSFKPEMKCVLQSASGLKKILKFSVALVLIGSHPNLFFLKDQGHSIGHHSNQPITCKGNPIEIDPYTYECTKEANLFALGPLVGDNFVRFLKGGALGIARCLAIRQKKKHELIESGDGGGDGVP
- the OSGIN2 gene encoding oxidative stress-induced growth inhibitor 2 isoform X3, encoding MPLIEETVLPGDSLLTLPVVIIGNGPSGICLSYLLSGYRPYLSPEAIHPNPILHTKLEEARHLSIVDQDLEYLSEGLEGRSSNPVAVLFDTLLHPDADFGYDYPPVLHWKLEQHNYIPHLVLGKGPPGGAWHSMEGSMLTISFGDWMELPGLTFKEWAASKRRNIKSDRVMPEEIACYYKHYVKIMGLQKNFRDNVYITSVSRLYRGKDDEDRSQLNDDISTQHLEMEDGQKSLIKRNWEVRGYQRATDGSHVPFCLFAENVALATGTFDSPGRLQVEGEDFPFVLHSMSDFGAAISKGKLRGKADPVLIVGAGLTAADAVLCAYNNNIPVMHVFRRRVTDTSLIFKQLPKKLYPEYHKVYHMMCTQSHTVDSNLHSAYTSFPEHNVLSFKPEMKCVLQSASGLKKILKFSVALVLIGSHPNLFFLKDQGHSIGHHSNQPITCKGNPIEIDPYTYECTKEANLFALGPLVGDNFVRFLKGGALGIARCLAIRQKKKHELIESGDGGGDGVP